A DNA window from Zingiber officinale cultivar Zhangliang chromosome 3A, Zo_v1.1, whole genome shotgun sequence contains the following coding sequences:
- the LOC122050413 gene encoding RING-H2 finger protein ATL32-like, whose translation MTICTALDGPSCKEHFYYIFAVAVVGFFSCICCMIIKQRCFRSNQAASSRQPRTIPLRGEPHTDPESLSQPSRGGLASAVIRSMPSFQYNEHIRDECGREINECAICLFQFREEEYLRRLPNCEHVFHVSCSDTWLQMNSTCPLCRTNVLYDVEYVASVTMTTQMEPERSLGYHSLDLART comes from the coding sequence ATGACAATCTGCACAGCTCTAGATGGGCCAAGTTGCAAGGAGCACTTCTACTACATCTTTGCAGTAGCTGTAGTTGGCTTCTTCTCATGTATTTGCTGTATGATCATAAAGCAAAGGTGCTTTCGGTCGAATCAAGCAGCATCTAGCAGACAGCCCAGGACAATTCCGCTTAGGGGTGAACCCCATACTGATCCAGAATCATTGAGCCAGCCTAGTCGAGGAGGTCTGGCATCTGCTGTAATCCGTTCTATGCCATCATTCCAGTACAATGAGCACATCAGAGATGAGTGCGGTAGGGAAATCAACGAGTGTGCCATATGCTTATTCCAGTTCCGGGAAGAGGAGTATCTTAGACGGCTACCTAATTGTGAACATGTGTTCCATGTCTCCTGCAGTGATACTTGGCTCCAAATGAATTCAACCTGCCCATTATGCAGAACAAATGTTTTATATGACGTTGAGTATGTTGCTTCTGTTACAATGACGACACAGATGGAACCAGAGAGATCTCTTGGTTACCACTCTTTAGATTTAGCTCGAACGTAA